In Papaver somniferum cultivar HN1 chromosome 1, ASM357369v1, whole genome shotgun sequence, a genomic segment contains:
- the LOC113290054 gene encoding F-box protein At3g07870-like — translation MISFSADGKKSGDVCQGTPYPKGGKTPASRGKSNKSLKSIGTYLPQASSMESLPTDILVELLSRVPVESVLECKLVCKRFGSLIRGSEFTKMHLRRQLNHLHGSDHDGNDNKVEEPCLFFACRISMSGNRTLLFNGGQASDRISVDEKYIYNQNLKRIYHPRMHEEDMYNHLVGSCNGLVCAFQNHNLVLDPIYICNPLTREYVYLPQLVLNEEDVDPDQLGRVKGGEVDMYGRLACGFGYVRSTNEYKVVRIHYPNDYFADGNVEVYTLGSGRGWRATGRVFYGLEGKGTYANDAIYWIRQDKLVVAFDLANEEF, via the exons ATGATTAGCTTCA GTGCTGATGGCAAGAAAAGTGGTGATGTTTGTCAAGGTACTCCTTACCCCAAGGGAGGAAAGACCCCTGCAAGTCGAGGCAAGTCAAACAAATCTCTAAAATCTATTGG TACTTACTTACCACAAGCTTCATCGATGGAGTCTCTTCCCACGGATATCTTAGTAGAACTCCTTTCTAGGGTTCCAGTTGAATCAGTTTTAGAGTGCAAATTAGTTTGTAAACGTTTTGGAAGTCTCATCCGCGGAAGTGAGTTTACCAAGATGCACCTCAGACGCCAGCTTAACCATCTCCATGGTAGCGACCACGACGGCAATGATAATAAGGTGGAGGAGCCATGTCTCTTTTTTGCTTGCCGCATCTCCATGTCCGGCAACAGAACGTTGCTTTTCAATGGAGGACAAGCAAGTGATAGGATTAGCGTTGATGAGAAATACATTTACAATCAAAACCTGAAAAGGATCTATCATCCTCGTATGCATGAGGAGGATATGTATAATCACTTAGTTGGCTCCTGCAATGGTTTGGTTTGCGCATTCCAAAACCACAATTTAGTTTTAGATCCCATCTACATTTGTAATCCCCTTACCAGAGAATACGTTTATCTTCCTCAACTAGTTTTAAACGAAGAAGACGTTGATCCTGATCAGCTTGGTCGTGTAAAGGGAGGAGAGGTTGACATGTATGGTCGTCTAGCATGCGGATTTGGGTATGTTAGATCAActaatgagtacaaggttgtcaGAATTCATTACCCCAACGACTATTTCGCAGACGGAAATGTcgaagtatacacacttggcagtgGTCGTGGGTGGAGAGCGACAGGTAGAGTTTTCTATGGACTGGAGGGTAAAGGTACTTATGCAAATGATGCTATTTATTGGATTAGGCAAGACAAATTAGTTGTGGCCTTCGACTTGGCTAATGAAGAGTTTTGA